The Phacochoerus africanus isolate WHEZ1 chromosome 3, ROS_Pafr_v1, whole genome shotgun sequence genome window below encodes:
- the LOC125122119 gene encoding arylamine N-acetyltransferase 1-like → MNIEAYFERIGYKNWQNKLDLQTLTDIFQHQIRAIPFENLNIHCGEATELSLEAIFDQVVRKKRGGWCLQLNYLLYWALSTIGFKTTLLGGCVYIAPVKKYSNAMVHLLMKVTIDDRDYIVDAGYPGSSQTWQPLELISGKDQPQVPSIFRLTEEKGIWYLDQIRREEFIPNEEFINSDLLQKNKYQKIFSFTLEPRSLKDFESVNAYVQESPTSVFTDKSFCSLQTPEGVHFLVGFTLTYRRYNYKDNMDLVEFKTLNEEEIEENLKNIFNISLEKKLVPKNGDQFFTI, encoded by the coding sequence ATGAACATTGAAGCCTATTTTGAAAGAATTGGTTATAAGAACTGGCAGAACAAATTGGACTTGCAAACATTAACTGACATTTttcagcaccagatccgagccattcCCTTCGAAAACCTTAACATCCATTGTGGGGAAGCCACAGAATTGAGCCTGGAGGCCATTTTTGATCAAGTTGTGAGAAAAAAGAGGGGTGGCTGGTGTCTCCAGCTAAATTATTTGCTATACTGGGCTCTGAGCACAATTGGTTTTAAGACTACACTATTGGGAGGATGTGTTTACATCGCTCCAGTCAAAAAATATAGTAATGCCATGGTCCACCTCCTGATGAAGGTGACCATTGATGACCGTGACTACATTGTTGATGCTGGATATCCTGGCTCTTCCCAGACGTGGCAGCCTCTAGAGTTAATTTCAGGAAAGGATCAGCCCCAGGTGCCCTCCATCTTCCGCTTAACAGAAGAGAAAGGAATCTGGTACCTGGACCAAATAAGAAGAGAGGAGTTCATCCCAAATGAAGAATTTATTAATTCTGATCTCctgcaaaagaataaataccagAAAATCTTCTCCTTTACTCTTGAACCTCGATCACTTAAAGATTTTGAGTCTGTGAATGCATACGTTCAGGAATCTCCAACATCTGTGTTTACAGACAAGTCATTTTGTTCCTTGCAGACCCCAGAAGGGGTTCACTTTTTGGTGGGCTTCACCCTCACTTACAGGAGATACAATTATAAGGACAATATGGACTTGGTAGAGTTTAAGACACTAAAcgaggaagaaatagaagaaaatcttaaaaatatctttaatatttcCTTGGAGAAAAAGCTTGTGCCAAAAAATGGTGACCAATTTTTTACcatttag